CTGGGAAAGGCGCTTACGTCCCCTAATGTTTGGCCAAGTCATCCTAATCATGAGGAAGCAGGTATTCCACTTATTGAGCAGCTTTGCAATCGCCTCCGAGTCCCAACAGATGCGAGGGATTTAGCGCGTTTAGCGGCACGATATCACGATAAAATTCACGTAATCAATCGGTTATCAGCGAGTGATTTAGTGGCTATTTTTGATGGTTTAGATAGCTGGCGTAAGCCAGAGCGTATTATGCAACTCAGTTTAATCAGCGAAGCCGATGCTAGAGGTCGACTGGGCCTTGAACAACACGCTTATCCGCAAGGCGAATTTCTACGCGAAGCATTTGCTATCGCACAGTCTGTCGCGGTAAAACCTATTGTTGAGCAAGGATTTAAAGGGCCTGAAATTCGCCAAGAATTGACACTCCAGCGTATTGAGCGCATTGCTCACTGGCAACAACAGCAGCAAATTATTGAGATGAAACTATAGATATGAATGATACTGGCGGTAAAACGCCGCCAGTCATCTTTTACGCGGTTTTTGTACCTCTTTCGATTACAACACCGACTTGATGAGCGCGTGCCACTGCGCCTGGTTTAGCGACTTTAATGCGCACCCATGGGCTATTGAATTTTGTCATTAAAAGTTGGGCGACTTCTTCAGCAACACGTTCAACTAAACCAAATTTATTTGTTTCTAAATGGCTGATGAGAGTTTGGCTGACTTGCGCATAATCTAAGCAATGTTCAACATTATCGCTCAAAGACGCGCGTTTGTTATCCCATCCCATTTCGATATCGAGCACTAATTTCTGCTCAATAGTTTGTTCCCAGTCATATACACCAATCGTGGTGATGACTGATAATTGTTCAATAAATACGATATCCATCACGTCATTTTCTCGTTTATGTACTGAATTGATACCACTTCAGCAAAAATATGCGTATTATCCAAGACTGAAGTGAATATATGGCCTCAACCGTTTTGGAGTTAGCTATGAGTGCAACCGCGCTTGGCATGATAATCTTCGCTTACCTTTGTGGATCAGTTTCCAGTGCAATACTGATCTGCCGTATAGCGAGACTACCCGACCCCCGTCAACACGGCTCTGGTAACCCCGGTGCAACTAACGTCTTACGCGTTGGAGGCAAAGCCGCCGCCGCCGCCGTACTACTTTGCGACGTTTTAAAAGGGATGATCCCCGTTTGGCTGGCTTACTATCTCAATGTGCCCCCATTCTATCTTGGCTTTGTCGCAATTGCAGCCTGCCTCGGGCATATTTATCCCATTTTCTTTCACTTTAAAGGTGGAAAAGGGGTAGCTACTGCATTTGGTTCTATCGCCGCTATTGGCTGGGATCTTTCAGGGTTAGTGGCAGGAACATGGTTACTCACCGTTCTACTCAGTGGCTATTCATCTTTGGGCGCGATTGTTAGTGCGCTGTTAGCGCCATTTTACGTTTGGTGGTTTAAGCCTGAATTTACCTTCCCTGTCGCCATGCTATCGTGCTTGGTGTTAGTGCGTCACCACGGCAATATTCAACGCTTATGGCGCGGGCAAGAAAGTCGTATTTGGCAAAAATTGAAAAATAAAAAACAGAAAACAAATAAAGAAATTGCTCAAGAAACCAAAGAGCAAGAACTAGACGACTAAATATACATTCCCAACCTTATCTAAAAGAGCTGAAAATCAGCTCTTTTTTATTCCTTAATGCTTGCTAAAAATTTCCTAAAAAAATATCTCTAAATAACAATAGCGTTTAATCCTTTCTTAAAACTGTACCAGTAGCAATTTGTGCTGTTGTTACATTTTAGCCATAACTAGCGCACACTTTTAAAAAAAAGTTAATTTATTGCAAATTTATTACTAATGAATATTTAAAAGCTGTCGACTATATAAAAGGAAAATTAAACAATAATAATGGTATTTATCATGAGCAGAACTCCTTATATCACTCAAAACGAACATATCTTAGATGAAGATATTACACTTATGACCACTAGCGACCTACAAGGAAACATTGTTCACGCTAATGATTTCTTTGTTCAAGTTAGTGGTTATGAATTGGATGAATTATTAACACGCCCACACAATATTATCCGGCACCCTGATATGCCAAAGCAGGCATTTGCGGATATGTGGGCAACGCTGAAAAAAGGCGAACCGTGGACTGGCATTGTCAAAAATAGGCGTAAAAATGGCGACCATTATTGGGTAAGAGCCAATATTATTCCCATGGAACGCAAAGGTGTTATTACGGGTTATATGTCGATTCGAACACGTGCTACCCGCCAAGAAATCGCCTCTGTGGAACCCTTATATGCAGCAATGAATGAAAATAGGAGCCAAAAAAAAATCTTTAAGGGCATTGTGCTTTCCAAAAATTGGCCTTTTCACCTATCTACTCTCTCAACACGTTGGCGAATTCGACTCACCCTAAGTCTGTTATTTGCGTTTTGGATGGCGATAGCGAGTTTAGCTGGGTTGCAAAACAACTCGTTACTTATCGCAAGCTTATGCACCTTTGTTACACTGTTAATTGTCAATATTATCTTTGAACGAATATTGGCCTCCCCCCTTGAAAACATCATGGCCCAAGCTCTGGGGATTGCACGAGGTAACCGCCACAGCGTCAATCATATGCAGCGTACAGATGAAATTGGCCAGCTATTGCGCTCCGTCGGGCAACTTGGCCTTGTGTGCCGCTGGCTGATAAAAGATGTTTCTGAACAAGTGGATAGCGTACGAAAAGGTAGCCAATCTTTAGTCGTCGACTGTAGTGAGTTAGATACTCATACCCAAAGAACGGTAGGGTATATGCAGCAAACTGTGGCTACGATGAACCAAATGGCTGTTTCGGTAAAAATGAATGCAGACAACACTATTCAAGTTGACCAGCTTTCGAATGCAACCAGTGAAACCGCAGTGAGTGGTGGTGCGATGATGGAAGCCGTGGTTGGTACCATGGATGAAATTGTTCATAGCACCAATAAAATCAACTCAATTACCGATGTCATAAAAGATATCGCCTTCCAAACCAATATATTAGCGCTTAATGCCGCAGTGGAAGCCGCTCGTGCAGGGGAACAAGGCAAAGGCTTTGCGGTGGTGGCTAATGAAGTTCGCAGCTTAGCAAGCCGTAGTGCGAGCGCCGTTAATGATATTCGTGAATTAATTAATGACTGTGAGAAAAAGGTCAATTCAGGGAAAAATCAGGTACATACCGCAGGGGACACAATGAAAAACATTGTTGACCAAGTACAAAATGTCACCCAGCTCATCACACATATTAGTCAAGCAACATCTGAACAAGCTGCGGGTATTTCTGACATCACTCAAGCGGTCAGTGAATTAGAAACCATTACGCAGCAAAGCACACTATTGGTTGAGCAAAGTACAGAGACGTCAAACATGGTGAAAGACCGTTCAATACGCCTTGAAGAAGCGGTGATTGTTTTACATTAACTTTTGATAACATAAAAAAGGGCTGTTTAACCACAGCCCTCAGACTGCTGACAAACCGATTAGGTTTGGCGGCAGGTTTGATAGGTTTTGGAAAAATTAAGGAAAATCAATTCATTGATTTTCGGCTGATAACACAAAGCAGGAAAAACCACGTTTTTATCCTGCTTTGTCAACAACCTCAGGGCTGTTTAAACACAGCCCTTTATTGTTGATATGGATGCATGCTATTTTTCTAGCGGAGGTAATTCTGCTAGCGGCCAACGTGGGCGCACTGTCACGCCTAAGCCAGTCGTTGTACCACCTTTAAGGCGGATCAGTCCTGCAAGCGCAATCATCGCGCCATTGTCAGTACAGAATTCAGGGCGCGCGTAGAATACTTCACCACCACGTTGCTTCAGCACCTCTTCCATCTTGGCACGAAGTGCGCGGTTTGCACTAACTCCACCCGCCATAACCAGACGTTTGAAGCCTGTTTGCTCAAGCGCTCGCTTACATTTTATAGCCAGTGTATCAACCACTGCATCTTCAAACGCACGCGCAATATCAGCGCGAGTCTGGTCGTCATCGGCGTTTTCACGAATAGTATTCGCCGCAAAGGTTTTTAACCCTGAAAAGCTGAAATCTAAACCAGGCCTGTCAGTCATAGGCCTTGGGAAAACAAAGCGCCCTGGAGTACCTTGTTGCGCCATTCGGGATAAAACGGGACCACCGGGGTAATCTAACCCTAACAATTTTGCCGTTTTATCGAAGGCTTCCCCTGCGGCATCATCAATGGACTCGCCTAATAGCTCATATTCTCCAATGCCTGTCACACTAATCAATTGTGTGTGGCCGCCAGAAACCAGCAATGCAACGAATGGAAACTCGGGGCTTTTTTCTTCTAACATAGGCGCCAACAAGTGACCTTCCATGTGGTGAACAGCCACTGCGGGTACATTCCAAGCGAACGCTAACGAACGCCCCACTGTTGCACCAACCATTAATGCACCCACTAGACCAGGGCCTGCGGTATACGCGACGGCATCGATGTCTTCACGGGTTAAATTGGCTTCTTTCAGTGCGGCTTGAATTAATGGCACTGTTTTACGAATATGGTCACG
The window above is part of the Providencia sp. R33 genome. Proteins encoded here:
- the folB gene encoding bifunctional dihydroneopterin aldolase/7,8-dihydroneopterin epimerase — encoded protein: MDIVFIEQLSVITTIGVYDWEQTIEQKLVLDIEMGWDNKRASLSDNVEHCLDYAQVSQTLISHLETNKFGLVERVAEEVAQLLMTKFNSPWVRIKVAKPGAVARAHQVGVVIERGTKTA
- the plsY gene encoding glycerol-3-phosphate 1-O-acyltransferase PlsY; this translates as MSATALGMIIFAYLCGSVSSAILICRIARLPDPRQHGSGNPGATNVLRVGGKAAAAAVLLCDVLKGMIPVWLAYYLNVPPFYLGFVAIAACLGHIYPIFFHFKGGKGVATAFGSIAAIGWDLSGLVAGTWLLTVLLSGYSSLGAIVSALLAPFYVWWFKPEFTFPVAMLSCLVLVRHHGNIQRLWRGQESRIWQKLKNKKQKTNKEIAQETKEQELDD
- a CDS encoding methyl-accepting chemotaxis protein, which translates into the protein MSRTPYITQNEHILDEDITLMTTSDLQGNIVHANDFFVQVSGYELDELLTRPHNIIRHPDMPKQAFADMWATLKKGEPWTGIVKNRRKNGDHYWVRANIIPMERKGVITGYMSIRTRATRQEIASVEPLYAAMNENRSQKKIFKGIVLSKNWPFHLSTLSTRWRIRLTLSLLFAFWMAIASLAGLQNNSLLIASLCTFVTLLIVNIIFERILASPLENIMAQALGIARGNRHSVNHMQRTDEIGQLLRSVGQLGLVCRWLIKDVSEQVDSVRKGSQSLVVDCSELDTHTQRTVGYMQQTVATMNQMAVSVKMNADNTIQVDQLSNATSETAVSGGAMMEAVVGTMDEIVHSTNKINSITDVIKDIAFQTNILALNAAVEAARAGEQGKGFAVVANEVRSLASRSASAVNDIRELINDCEKKVNSGKNQVHTAGDTMKNIVDQVQNVTQLITHISQATSEQAAGISDITQAVSELETITQQSTLLVEQSTETSNMVKDRSIRLEEAVIVLH
- the tsaD gene encoding tRNA (adenosine(37)-N6)-threonylcarbamoyltransferase complex transferase subunit TsaD; the encoded protein is MRVLGIETSCDETGIAIYDDELGLLANQLYSQIKVHADYGGVVPELASRDHIRKTVPLIQAALKEANLTREDIDAVAYTAGPGLVGALMVGATVGRSLAFAWNVPAVAVHHMEGHLLAPMLEEKSPEFPFVALLVSGGHTQLISVTGIGEYELLGESIDDAAGEAFDKTAKLLGLDYPGGPVLSRMAQQGTPGRFVFPRPMTDRPGLDFSFSGLKTFAANTIRENADDDQTRADIARAFEDAVVDTLAIKCKRALEQTGFKRLVMAGGVSANRALRAKMEEVLKQRGGEVFYARPEFCTDNGAMIALAGLIRLKGGTTTGLGVTVRPRWPLAELPPLEK